In Aspergillus fumigatus Af293 chromosome 4, whole genome shotgun sequence, one genomic interval encodes:
- the nut1 gene encoding putative RNA polymerase II mediator complex subunit Nut1 yields MTSPVQWGTFFHQCLLHRIDANEFRNLSKLLLQKCPIAETALLDALLQTRSESRIKWDPLLPLYIDCLCRTGRVRTSTVLTSLLKYSSIHDKPQLSTSEGKDGSKCYTLMTDIRVIQDTMLSVSTGSTPKTNAEAVAIFFAIIDWIHAVASWHNSHFDPGQHSSGIMSSPDVVSLFESLGILLAALSGTGKGLEVLSADSHEGLKVKLGQALSAYLPLCVEVSLPLRNRLDGLQKEFNLYGERVPKSLDVPMMENMNVNALQFEASVMDGPVINSRAGLYVFINAMLVGRPLVDDGMLINYLANRYGGHYEALVEEILTASFDVLSNGMYRNESSRMMFVFRSFLVNKLPPFFAAMLASTMVSIPMEMCISHALSRLDPNTFPSFSQMFEMQGNTVLSDVRQEFLFACASHKLIPESSIERLLGENPMQTLPVGYNKDELVSQINANPERAEQLINEIESMEGNAGAIIGAITEVMHNLCNQKETMTLKNICNSLSRRPQALDVVLIFRNPKQVLQPLCALLDSWHWDEDQGEYQPVYDEFGSILLLVLAFKYRFDLRPADLGISSSDSFVLRLLERGSCSQKLDALDEKQNKNLGSWIAALFIAEGISEETMSACSPQEFYLLVATLFSQSLEACETGKLEFDTLKGGFEYLLEPFLLPSLIFALTWLGDHIWEMELDPSIPLKVLHSLVNPSSISGEAREIHRTVLNIAARTLEEQLKDVRTRHPSRTDIKPILDSLEPCLSFQLVGSSHRSELEGWTTHSSGGLLGSIRSTFQSLVLWSTNPEVSMAPPPYTHRQLIAGVRMLGASRVLPALIEELKLQTEAGNGPLALDLAATLICAPMAETFSVEQNSHQPVDPNKEALPRCGILTLRDVLALQHENVPKISEKDPLRAEVLVRLYRRVNALLAPPSQVPNLDVNNIIQNMQLGGVGVGAGQMELDATGAADHGVGPDDAENIHRMIDNAAAAAGLDSSGTGLDTSIDDVLNAADMAVGNPEFLDLDMEGMF; encoded by the exons TCTTCCATCAATGTTTGTTACATCGAATCGATGCCAACGAGTTCAGAAATCTGTCAAAACTGCTGCTACAGAAATGTCCCATTGCAGAAACTGCACTGCTTGATGCACTGCTTCAGACTCGATCCGAGTCCCGGATCAAGTGGGATCCACTACTCCCGCTCTACATAGACTGCCTGTGCCGAACGGGCAGGGTCAGAACGTCCACTGTGTTGACTTCTCTTTTGAAATACTCGTCTATACATGATAAGCCGCAACTGTCTACGTCAGAGGGCAAGGATGGCTCCAAATGCTATACTTTGATGACTGATATTCGAGTCATCCAAGATACCATGCTTTCCGTCTCGACGGGGAGTACTCCCAAAACTAACGCAGAAGCCGTCGCAATTTTCTTTGCTATCATTGACTGGATCCATGCGGTTGCCTCATGGCATAATAGCCATTTCGATCCCGGTCAACACTCGAGTGGCATCATGAGTTCGCCGGATGTGGTGTCACTGTTCGAATCGTTGGGCATTCTCCTCGCTGCTCTATCAGGAACCGGGAAGGGATTAGAGGTTCTTTCGGCTGATTCGCATGAAG GGTTAAAAGTCAAGTTGGGCCAAGCGCTCTCCGCATATCTGCCCCTTTGCGTTGAGGTGTCGTTACCTCTGCGGAACAGATTGGATGGCCTTCAAAAGGAATTTAATTTGTACGGGGAACGGGTGCCGAAGTCCTTGGATGTTCCAATGATGGAGAACATGAATGTCAACGCTCTGCAATTTGAGGCGTCTGTCATGGATGGGCCGGTCATCAACTCGAGAGCAGGTCTCTACGTCTTCATCAATGCAATG CTCGTGGGTCGGCCCCTAGTGGATGATGGTATGCTCATCAACTATCTTGCCAATcgatacgga GGACACTACGAAGCTCTCGTTGAGGAAATTCTCACCGCTTCTTTTGATGTCCTGTCAAACGGCATGTATCGTAATGAATCCAGTCGGATGATGTTCGTCTTTCGCTCCTTCTTAGTCAACAAGCTCCCCCCTTTCTTTGCAGCCATGCTAGCGTCGACCATGGTCTCCATCCCAATGGAAATGTGCATCAGTCATGCATTGAGCCGGCTTGACCCCAACACATTTCCATCATTCTCGCAGATGTTCGAAATGCAGGGCAACACGGTCCTGTCCGACGTGCGGCAGGAGTTTTTGTTCGCCTGTGCCTCGCACAAACTGATACCTGAATCCAGCATAGAACGCTTGCTGGGTGAGAATCCCATGCAAACTCTTCCTGTGGGCTATAATAAGGACGAACTGGTGTCGCAGATCAACGCCAATCCTGAACGTGCGGAGCAGTTGATCAACGAGATTGAGTCTATGGAGGGAAATGCAGGAGCGATCATTGGGGCAATCACAGAG GTCATGCATAATCTCTGCAACCAAAAGGAGACCATGACACTGAAGAACATATGCAATTCGCTATCCAGGCGGCCTCAGGCGCTGGACGTGGTTTTAATTTTCCGAAACCCAAAGCAGGTTTTGCAGCCGCTCTGCGCTTTACTGGACTCGTGGCACTGGGACGAGGACCAGGGCGAGTACCAACCGGTGTACGATGAGTTTGGAAGCATTCtcctgctggtgctggccTTCAAGTACCGGTTTGATCTGCGACCAGCGGATCTAGGGATCTCAAGCAGTGATTCCTTTGTTCTGAGACTGCTCGAGCGAGGATCCTGCAGCCAGAAACTCGATGCTCTCGATGAAAAACAGAACAAAAACCTGGGCTCCTGGATTGCGGCTCTGTTCATCGCCGAAGGCATCAGTGAGGAGACCATGTCAGCGTGCAGTCCACAGGAGTTCTACCTGCTTGTGGCGACGCTGTTCAGTCAGAGCCTAGAAGCATGTGAGACCGGAAAGCTCGAGTTTGATACTTTGAAAGGGGGCTTTGAAT ATCTGCTTGAGCCGTTTCTGTTACCATCTCTGATCTTCGCGCTGACGTGGTTGGGGGACCATATCTGGGAGATGGAACTCGACCCCTCAATTCCCCTAAAGGTGCTACATTCCTTGGTGAATCCGAGTTCGATCTCCGGTGAAGCCAGAGAGATCCACCGGACTGTGCTGAACATCGCTGCTCGCacgctggaagagcagctcAAAGATGTGCGCACGCGACACCCGTCGCGCACCGACATCAAACCGATCCTCGACTCCCTGGAGCCGTGCCTATCGTTCCAGCTGGTGGGCAGCAGCCACCGCTCCGAACTGGAGGGTTGGACGACACATTCCAGCGGCGGCCTGCTGGGCAGCATCCGCAGCACGTTCCAGTCGCTGGTGCTATGGAGCACAAACCCAGAGGTCAGCATGGCACCTCCTCCGTACACCCATCGCCAGCTGATCGCAGGCGTGCGGATGTTGGGGGCGTCGCGCGTGCTACCTGCGCTGATCGAGGAGCTGAAGCTCCAGACCGAGGCAGGCAACGGCCCCCTGGCGCTGGACTTGGCCGCGACGCTGATCTGCGCGCCCATGGCGGAGACCTTTTCTGTGGAGCAGAACAGCCACCAGCCCGTGGACCCGAACAAGGAGGCGCTGCCGCGGTGCGGGATCCTGACCCTCCGCGACGTGCTGGCGCTCCAGCACGAGAACGTGCCCAAGATCTCGGAAAAGGACCCCCTGCGCGCGGAGGTGCTCGTGCGGTTGTACCGGCGGGTCAACGCCCTACTGGCGCCGCCGTCGCAGGTCCCCAACCTGGacgtcaacaacatcatccagaACATGCAGCTGGGGGGTGTTGGTGTGGGCGCGGGCCAGATGGAGCTGGATGCCACGGGGGCTGCCGACCATGGGGTCGGGCCCGACGATGCGGAGAATATCCATCGCATGATCGACAatgcggcggcggcagcgggGCTGGATTCGTCGGGGACGGGGCTCGATACGAGTATCGATGATGTACTGAACGCGGCAGATATGGCGGTTGGGAACCCGGAGTTTTTGGATCTGGATATGGAGGGGATGTTCTAG